The following proteins are co-located in the Syngnathus scovelli strain Florida chromosome 5, RoL_Ssco_1.2, whole genome shotgun sequence genome:
- the anp32b gene encoding acidic leucine-rich nuclear phosphoprotein 32 family member B isoform X4, producing the protein MLMENRIHLELRNKTPSEVRELVLDNCKTADGNTEGLTDEFVNLVFLSLIDVGLSSISNIPRLEKLKKLELSDNKISGGLEVLAQKLPNLTHLSLSGNKLKELSTLEPLKKLKHLKSLDLFNCDVTSICDYKDSVFKLLPQLIYLDGYDCEDKEASDSDVEVDEVDGVDDDDDEGEDEEDEDGEDDDIDEEDEDEDDEEEVEGEEDDDEEEDYGLDGEVDDEEDDDDEDDEDTATGKGEKRKREAEEEDEDEDDEEDD; encoded by the exons GTACGAGAACTCGTCCTCGACAACTGCAAAACGGCCGACGGAAATACCGAAGGCCTCACGGATGAGTTTGTCAACCTGGTTTTCCTCAGTTTGATAGATGTCGGCTTATCATCAATCTCCAACATACCCAGACTAGAAAAGCTCAAAAAG CTGGAGTTGAGCGACAACAAAATCAGCGGTGGCCTGGAGGTCTTAGCACAGAAACTCCCCAACCTTACACATCtaagtctgagcggcaacaaatTGAAAGAACTCAGCACGTTGGAACCACTC AAAAAGCTGAAACACCTGAAAAGTTTGGACCTGTTCAACTGCGACGTGACGTCCATTTGCGACTACAAGGACAGCGTGTTCAAACTGCTGCCCCAGCTCATCTACCTGGACGGCTATGACTGCGAGGACAAGGAGGCCTCAGACTCAGATGTCGAGGTGGACGAGGTAGACGGCGtggacgacgacgatgacgaag GagaggacgaggaggatgaggatggaGAGGACGATGACATAGATGAGGAAGACGAGGACGAAGACGACGAGGAAGAGGTCGAGGGagaagaggatgatgatgag GAGGAGGACTATGGTCTGGACGGGGAAGTAGATGATGAagaggacgatgatgatgaagacgacGAAG ATACAGCAACCGGCAAAGGCGAGAAGAGAAAGCGAGAAGccgaggaggaagatgaggacgaggacgacgaaGAGGACGACTAG
- the anp32b gene encoding acidic leucine-rich nuclear phosphoprotein 32 family member B isoform X1, producing MLMENRIHLELRNKTPSEVRELVLDNCKTADGNTEGLTDEFVNLVFLSLIDVGLSSISNIPRLEKLKKLELSDNKISGGLEVLAQKLPNLTHLSLSGNKLKELSTLEPLKKLKHLKSLDLFNCDVTSICDYKDSVFKLLPQLIYLDGYDCEDKEASDSDVEVDEVDGVDDDDDEEGEDEEDEDGEDDDIDEEDEDEDDEEEVEGEEDDDEVSCEDEEEDYGLDGEVDDEEDDDDEDDEDTATGKGEKRKREAEEEDEDEDDEEDD from the exons GTACGAGAACTCGTCCTCGACAACTGCAAAACGGCCGACGGAAATACCGAAGGCCTCACGGATGAGTTTGTCAACCTGGTTTTCCTCAGTTTGATAGATGTCGGCTTATCATCAATCTCCAACATACCCAGACTAGAAAAGCTCAAAAAG CTGGAGTTGAGCGACAACAAAATCAGCGGTGGCCTGGAGGTCTTAGCACAGAAACTCCCCAACCTTACACATCtaagtctgagcggcaacaaatTGAAAGAACTCAGCACGTTGGAACCACTC AAAAAGCTGAAACACCTGAAAAGTTTGGACCTGTTCAACTGCGACGTGACGTCCATTTGCGACTACAAGGACAGCGTGTTCAAACTGCTGCCCCAGCTCATCTACCTGGACGGCTATGACTGCGAGGACAAGGAGGCCTCAGACTCAGATGTCGAGGTGGACGAGGTAGACGGCGtggacgacgacgatgacgaag AAGGagaggacgaggaggatgaggatggaGAGGACGATGACATAGATGAGGAAGACGAGGACGAAGACGACGAGGAAGAGGTCGAGGGagaagaggatgatgatgaggtCAGCTGTGAAGACGAG GAGGAGGACTATGGTCTGGACGGGGAAGTAGATGATGAagaggacgatgatgatgaagacgacGAAG ATACAGCAACCGGCAAAGGCGAGAAGAGAAAGCGAGAAGccgaggaggaagatgaggacgaggacgacgaaGAGGACGACTAG
- the anp32b gene encoding acidic leucine-rich nuclear phosphoprotein 32 family member B isoform X2, with the protein MLMENRIHLELRNKTPSEVRELVLDNCKTADGNTEGLTDEFVNLVFLSLIDVGLSSISNIPRLEKLKKLELSDNKISGGLEVLAQKLPNLTHLSLSGNKLKELSTLEPLKKLKHLKSLDLFNCDVTSICDYKDSVFKLLPQLIYLDGYDCEDKEASDSDVEVDEVDGVDDDDDEGEDEEDEDGEDDDIDEEDEDEDDEEEVEGEEDDDEVSCEDEEEDYGLDGEVDDEEDDDDEDDEDTATGKGEKRKREAEEEDEDEDDEEDD; encoded by the exons GTACGAGAACTCGTCCTCGACAACTGCAAAACGGCCGACGGAAATACCGAAGGCCTCACGGATGAGTTTGTCAACCTGGTTTTCCTCAGTTTGATAGATGTCGGCTTATCATCAATCTCCAACATACCCAGACTAGAAAAGCTCAAAAAG CTGGAGTTGAGCGACAACAAAATCAGCGGTGGCCTGGAGGTCTTAGCACAGAAACTCCCCAACCTTACACATCtaagtctgagcggcaacaaatTGAAAGAACTCAGCACGTTGGAACCACTC AAAAAGCTGAAACACCTGAAAAGTTTGGACCTGTTCAACTGCGACGTGACGTCCATTTGCGACTACAAGGACAGCGTGTTCAAACTGCTGCCCCAGCTCATCTACCTGGACGGCTATGACTGCGAGGACAAGGAGGCCTCAGACTCAGATGTCGAGGTGGACGAGGTAGACGGCGtggacgacgacgatgacgaag GagaggacgaggaggatgaggatggaGAGGACGATGACATAGATGAGGAAGACGAGGACGAAGACGACGAGGAAGAGGTCGAGGGagaagaggatgatgatgaggtCAGCTGTGAAGACGAG GAGGAGGACTATGGTCTGGACGGGGAAGTAGATGATGAagaggacgatgatgatgaagacgacGAAG ATACAGCAACCGGCAAAGGCGAGAAGAGAAAGCGAGAAGccgaggaggaagatgaggacgaggacgacgaaGAGGACGACTAG
- the anp32b gene encoding acidic leucine-rich nuclear phosphoprotein 32 family member B isoform X3: MLMENRIHLELRNKTPSEVRELVLDNCKTADGNTEGLTDEFVNLVFLSLIDVGLSSISNIPRLEKLKKLELSDNKISGGLEVLAQKLPNLTHLSLSGNKLKELSTLEPLKKLKHLKSLDLFNCDVTSICDYKDSVFKLLPQLIYLDGYDCEDKEASDSDVEVDEVDGVDDDDDEEGEDEEDEDGEDDDIDEEDEDEDDEEEVEGEEDDDEEEDYGLDGEVDDEEDDDDEDDEDTATGKGEKRKREAEEEDEDEDDEEDD; this comes from the exons GTACGAGAACTCGTCCTCGACAACTGCAAAACGGCCGACGGAAATACCGAAGGCCTCACGGATGAGTTTGTCAACCTGGTTTTCCTCAGTTTGATAGATGTCGGCTTATCATCAATCTCCAACATACCCAGACTAGAAAAGCTCAAAAAG CTGGAGTTGAGCGACAACAAAATCAGCGGTGGCCTGGAGGTCTTAGCACAGAAACTCCCCAACCTTACACATCtaagtctgagcggcaacaaatTGAAAGAACTCAGCACGTTGGAACCACTC AAAAAGCTGAAACACCTGAAAAGTTTGGACCTGTTCAACTGCGACGTGACGTCCATTTGCGACTACAAGGACAGCGTGTTCAAACTGCTGCCCCAGCTCATCTACCTGGACGGCTATGACTGCGAGGACAAGGAGGCCTCAGACTCAGATGTCGAGGTGGACGAGGTAGACGGCGtggacgacgacgatgacgaag AAGGagaggacgaggaggatgaggatggaGAGGACGATGACATAGATGAGGAAGACGAGGACGAAGACGACGAGGAAGAGGTCGAGGGagaagaggatgatgatgag GAGGAGGACTATGGTCTGGACGGGGAAGTAGATGATGAagaggacgatgatgatgaagacgacGAAG ATACAGCAACCGGCAAAGGCGAGAAGAGAAAGCGAGAAGccgaggaggaagatgaggacgaggacgacgaaGAGGACGACTAG